The following are from one region of the Mustela lutreola isolate mMusLut2 chromosome 9, mMusLut2.pri, whole genome shotgun sequence genome:
- the MPV17 gene encoding protein Mpv17 isoform X2, whose translation MALWRAYQRALANHPWKVQVLTAGSLMGLGDIISQQLVEKRGLRGHQARRTLIMVSLGCGFVGPAVGGWYRVLDRLIPGTSKVDALKKMLLDQGCFAPCFLGSFLSLVGALNGLSAQDNWAKLQRLWPAVQLANFYLVPLHYRLAVVQCVAVVWNSYLSWKAHRL comes from the exons ATGGCACTCTGGCGGGCATACCAGCGAGCCCTGGCCAATCACCCGTGGAAAGTACAGGTCCTGACAGCTG GGTCCCTGATGGGCCTGGGTGACATTATCTCACAGCAACTGGTGGAGAAGCGAGGTCTGCGGGGACACCAGGCTCGCCGGACCCTGATCATGGTCTCCCTGGGCTGTGGCTTCGTG GGCCCCGCCGTAGGAGGCTGGTACAGGGTCTTGGACCGTCTCATCCCTGGCACCAGCAAGGTAGACGCGCTGAAGAAGATGCTGTTGGATCAG GGGTGCTTTGCCCCATGTTTTCTAGGCTCTTTCCTCTCACTGGTAGGAGCACTCAATGGACTGTCAGCCCAGGACAACTGGGCCAAGCTGCAGCGG CTCTGGCCCGCTGTGCAGTTAGCCAACTTCTACCTGGTCCCCCTTCATTACAG GTTGGCCGTTGTCCAGTGTGTCGCAGTCGTCTGGAACTCCTACCTGTCGTGGAAGGCCCACCGGCTCTAG
- the MPV17 gene encoding protein Mpv17 isoform X1, producing the protein MALWRAYQRALANHPWKVQVLTAGSLMGLGDIISQQLVEKRGLRGHQARRTLIMVSLGCGFVGPAVGGWYRVLDRLIPGTSKVDALKKMLLDQGCFAPCFLGSFLSLVGALNGLSAQDNWAKLQRDYPDALITNYYLWPAVQLANFYLVPLHYRLAVVQCVAVVWNSYLSWKAHRL; encoded by the exons ATGGCACTCTGGCGGGCATACCAGCGAGCCCTGGCCAATCACCCGTGGAAAGTACAGGTCCTGACAGCTG GGTCCCTGATGGGCCTGGGTGACATTATCTCACAGCAACTGGTGGAGAAGCGAGGTCTGCGGGGACACCAGGCTCGCCGGACCCTGATCATGGTCTCCCTGGGCTGTGGCTTCGTG GGCCCCGCCGTAGGAGGCTGGTACAGGGTCTTGGACCGTCTCATCCCTGGCACCAGCAAGGTAGACGCGCTGAAGAAGATGCTGTTGGATCAG GGGTGCTTTGCCCCATGTTTTCTAGGCTCTTTCCTCTCACTGGTAGGAGCACTCAATGGACTGTCAGCCCAGGACAACTGGGCCAAGCTGCAGCGG GACTATCCTGACGCCCTCATCACCAACTACTAT CTCTGGCCCGCTGTGCAGTTAGCCAACTTCTACCTGGTCCCCCTTCATTACAG GTTGGCCGTTGTCCAGTGTGTCGCAGTCGTCTGGAACTCCTACCTGTCGTGGAAGGCCCACCGGCTCTAG
- the UCN gene encoding urocortin, producing MKQGGRAALLVALLLLAQLRPGSSQWSPEAAAAGVRDPSLRWSPGARNQDGGARALLLLLAERFPRRSGPGPWGSRTAGERPRRDDPPLSIDLTFHLLRTLLELARTQSQRERAEQNRIIFESVGK from the coding sequence ATGAAGCAGGGGGGACGCGCGGCGCTGCTGGTGGCGCTGCTACTCCTGGCACAGCTGCGCCCAGGGAGCAGCCAGTGGAGcccggaggcggcggcggccggagTCCGGGACCCGAGTCTGCGCTGGAGCCCCGGGGCGCGAAACCAGGACGGCGGGGCCCGCGCGCTGCTCTTGCTGCTGGCGGAGCGCTTCCCGCGCCGCTCGGGGCCGGGCCCGTGGGGATCCCGGACCGCGGGGGAGCGGCCGAGACGGGACGACCCTCCGCTGTCCATTGATCTCACCTTCCACCTGCTACGGACCCTGCTGGAGCTGGCGCGGACACAGAGCCAGCGGGAGCGCGCTGAGCAGAACCGCATCATATTCGAGTCGGTGGGCAAGTGA